A window of Bactrocera dorsalis isolate Fly_Bdor chromosome 4, ASM2337382v1, whole genome shotgun sequence genomic DNA:
GACAGATATCCTCTCACCAGGTGAAACGACGGTAACATCGAAGTTTTGTGCGAAAATTACTTGCGAAAATGAAGACGGTCTTGCCCAAATCGCCGGGTGAGTACTATATATTTGACGAGTCATGATATTCTACATATGCTTTGACGACTGTGAGACGTGATACGCTTCGTATTGTGTTTATAACCTATTGAACGGGGATGGATTTACCGTTGCTGAAAAGCTGAGAGCCAGTTTAACTCTGAAAGTTTAGTTTGTTTAAGTTTAGTGACCCTAAGTGAAGATTTAGTGTACCATTATGTATGGATTACAATTTCTAAAGATCTATACTTGCCTACTGCACAAATTGTGAGAACAGCGTGTTGCTCTAACTTTCCTAAATACACATTAAGTACATGTAGtatcaaattaaataataactaACTATTTCTACTCTCTTCTTTAGTTGTATTCCCCAGGCTCCGCTAGCAGGCTGCAGATGGGGTCCTCGCTTAAATAAGACGGCGCCATATCCTGAATGTTGTGAACGCATCCAGATTTGCGCTTAGAAAGGACATCAAGTTGATATTTGGTTATTCAAATGTAAAGTTTATTCAATAAAGTCATTTTAATTTTCTGGCTTATTGCATTTTACGACTTTCTAATATAACCTGTTCTTTGGAActcagtatttaaaaaataggattttgtagtttttatatatgtaagttgtttaaagtttatataagttTTTCTAAGCGATTTCGTCAGCTTTATTAACCGGTCTAACCGATACCTTTTCTGAAGATCTGCCGGTGATAATTTCTTCAAACGGGAGCAATTTCTGCTCGGCAAGTGACTTTTTCACTTCTTGGAAGCGTAAGAAAGTCGTACGGAAAGCAGATAATAAGGTAGATCACCTTAAGATCCAGCATTAATTATTGGATTATATTCGACCGATAAGACTACGTCTAGCACGTAGTAAAGAAAAACAGCAGCCGAGCTGAGAGTGTAGACGAAGATCGTAGAGAGTCGAATCGGCGCTTTTTGCAACAGCTCGGACTGAGGTATGGAACGAATTGGCGgattttatgtcgagatcttaaattgaaatcgtaaaaaatatagcttgtgAAAGAATTGAAGCCGGTCGACCTtaccaagcgacatcgcttcgatctatgggtttttgaaaagtttagtgAAGATCTGatgttttttgccaaatttagtACAGCAATGAGGCCAATTTCTGACTCAATGAATATATAAGCAAGCAAACTGGTGGCATTTAGGACGAAGAACAACTTGACGAGATTCAATAGCTgacatttcattcagaaaaacaaCAATGGTTCATTCATTCCGCGGTGGATTCATCAGtttatatttctacaaaaaataatgccggtgagaacgcaACCGTCAATGATGACTCTtatcacgccatgataaccgactatttgatatcTGAATTTGAATCTCGTGATCTCtgtgacatttgatttcaacaaataCTTCCCATacatcgtatcaatcaatgaattcattgagagaatacttcggtaAGAAGAAAATTTCCCGTTTAGGGCcgttcgattggccaccaagatcgtgtgatatcacactttAAGATTTtcttctgtggggatatgtaaagtctaaagtctatgtggacaatatcatttcgattcaggtcttggagcaaaacattatgAGTATCATTCGTCacttaccagtcgaaatggtcaaatgagtcatcaaaaattggacccaatggatggactatctgagacatagccgcgaCTAACattatgttttatataaagggcttcaattcttgcacgcGTTAAATTTTGTAAGCCGGAAAACTAAGATCCTTTcgcaaaattttccatacagtGGATGGATACAATTCCACTGTTGCACTGTAGCATCTTCGGTGCTCAACGCACGGCGTCTCTGAGGATGTGCATTATCCGATAGAGTGAACTATGTAATAAACCGTTTCATAGTTGCTCGAGctaatatacatacgagtatgacTAAAAGAAAAAAGGCGAGGAAGCCAACACTTAAACTCCGGCAAGATCGGTGAATGGAGCGCAAACAAAGATGGACCACCAAACTAATCCAAGATATGAAGATCTCGCACAGTAGAAAACACAGTGAGGTGAACTACAACTTAACGCAACTTAGATGTTCCGCGGTCATGGGTATTTCCGAAAATTGTAATACTAGATCATGCAAACCATGCCTTCTTTAAGTGCCGACGATGGAAAAAAGCACGTAGAGGAAACTCTCAGTCACCGGAGTATTCAAGTTAATAGAAGGTAATCCAACCAACTTGAGTCACCCTTTCTATTATGGATTTTATCATTGCCCTGGGACCGCTTTCGCGCAATGTCTGTTGCTTTAATACTCTGCCTTTCTTTCTTCCTCTCTGATTCTGATCATCGGGCTAAGGTCCTCCGCTGTGCTTAAAAATCATGAATATTGACGGTCATCACTATGGACAACTATTCTGAGTAGTTGATTACAACTCTATGGATggtagagaaggtgcaaatttgGACagtaaaaatcaacaaaaatttaatagtaaGTTATTTATAGCAGCTCTaacaactatatatatatatatatatatatatatataatattttaatattttgcgaGGAGTTAATAGATGTACTGTAAATACTCATTAGGTCACCTTAAgcacaaataattatttatcatTTATAGAAATCTATAAGTAGTAACTCATCCCAAACTCATTCAAGCACTTGCCCCTCTCGCTCATAGCGGAAACAATTTGCAAGCCCGAACGCCGATCAGAGCTTAGCAACTGTGCAGATGTTCATTTGAGTCTGTTACGTTAAAAACTCGTTTACGGTCATGATTAATGCTAATCATTGATTTAATGTAAACAATATTATTACGTAATTTACGTAAATTacgtattatattatatatatatattttatagataaaCTTTCTTTAAAATGATCAACGAAAGATCGCTCTAGCTTAGTCGTTGCAATTGCTTTGAGAAAAACGTACACGAAGTATAGAAAATGCATCACGGTATCTGTTGGCTATGTGCAGGATTGCTATTACTTGTTGGTGGACAGCTAACCGAGGCCGCGATAGGGCATGTTTTTTACCACAACGAtggtgagtaaaaaaaaatatgtagaattaTAAATCTAAATTCAAAGATATAACagtgatattaattttataattacaatttgtatttcttttccaACTGCCAATCAGCGCACCCTGGTAAGTGCACGGTCAGTGAGACAGTTATTCTCTCACCAGGTGAAAAGACGATAACATCGGGCATTTGTGCGCGAATTACTTGTGAAAATGAAGAGGGTCTAGCCGAAATTGCTAGGTGAGTAAAAGATATTAGATCACTGATGACAGGGAATGAGATGACAAAGATATCGAAAAAGGGAAAAAGAGTTGGGAGCTGTAGTGCTTTGTTTTGAGCAAGTTTACTTGAACTATTTGTTTTAGTATTATATATTAAGAGAGATATCGAAGCTAAGAGGATTCGCAAAAATGTATACTGCTGTCAGGCGTAATTTAGCAAAGAGCCGCATCCCTGTGATTTATCTTAAGGatgcaaaaagaaaaagggTCTTCAGCAGTGAAGCTACACTTCTACTCACCGCAACTGCTACAGGCTGTTAGGTGTCATGGAACTGTCTGGCCTCAAACTGCTAGAACTGCGTAAGAGTGGGATGTATTCTGGAGGGCCCGCCTAGGTAATTCACAGTTACTTTCGTCCCGAAGCCGGGTAAGAGTTTTTACTTTAGTTttagacttcctgactattccGGTGTTTTTAAGCTGAGTTTTTTGCCATTAAGGTAGCATTACATTTACCACTCCGGAATGCAGCGTCTTTCAGAGAAGTGCATTAAGGAACGCCTGATCTCGTTTTCAATGGCACTTTACGATAAGACTAGTGAATGTAAGAGGCCGCAGCGGAATAACAGGTAACTGTAGACCTGATAAGCTGGCGAAGAAAGGTACTTGAGCACTGCTATCAGCAGAAAGACAATGGGCCGGTGCTCCACTCTCCTCATGTATTCTACTGCTAAACAACTGGCAGAGAAAGGTACTTGAGCACTACTATCAGCAGAAACAGAATGGATCGGTGCTTCACTCTCCTCATGTGCGCTACTGTTGGATAGCTGGGATTTGCGGCAGTTTAGCCTCCGCTGGGCTACCACCGGTTCATGGGCTTTTGCCAGTTTCTTTTGGCAGAAAAGTGATTATAAGAGATACAGTGGGCTCTTTGCCTTCAGTAAGCTAGCGgcgtacgagggctgctatatatatttctggcctaataatgaaaataggaatatttatcaacgaaaacgtttctttttcattggttttggctcgtcttggaagacccacacggtcgattgctgttttgttttgggctcatacgcatatatccatgattcgtcacctgtgacgatcttataaacgtcttttgaagcaccgcgatcgtattttttcagcatttctttacaccaaaaCACACGAGCCATTTTTttagcgattgtcaaattgtgcgggatccaacgagaacaaaccttttttacggccaggtgttcatgcaatatcgaatgtatgctggtgggagaaatgtataggcatgcctctatctgaaggtatgttacatgacggtcttgcattatcagttcacgtacggcatcgatgttttc
This region includes:
- the LOC105228589 gene encoding uncharacterized protein LOC105228589; protein product: MHYGNFWLCTGLLLLAAGQLTEAATSLVSYHDDAHPGKCTASETDILSPGETTVTSKFCAKITCENEDGLAQIAGCIPQAPLAGCRWGPRLNKTAPYPECCERIQICA
- the LOC105228590 gene encoding uncharacterized protein LOC105228590 isoform X1; the protein is MHHGICWLCAGLLLLVGGQLTEAAIGHVFYHNDAHPGKCTVSETVILSPGEKTITSGICARITCENEEGLAEIASCGSQAPLEGCEWGDPKDEKAPYPECCERQQICP
- the LOC105228590 gene encoding uncharacterized protein LOC105228590 isoform X2 gives rise to the protein MHYGICWLCAGLLLLVGGQLTEAAIGHVFYHNDAHPGKCTVSETVILSPGEKTITSGICARITCENEEGLAEIASCGSQAPLEGCEWGDPKDEKAPYPECCERQQICP